One part of the Treponema peruense genome encodes these proteins:
- a CDS encoding hybrid sensor histidine kinase/response regulator has product MQVSASVHSKWNSVLAMFAKGIHAGILKINLSDWTFSKLEVSQSGFADKKINIGWKKYFSVMLHRVFRMDRDRFFRYLSPDSLSLMDEGDRNKFLFRRLRPLLGGKHASVWFSSDIIIHDGFAFVTFMDISEEMRRNHLMENRRTFKEDGYKRAIVSDAIAIYEFNLTQNKIIGSPVQRIAKREIPLKEALALSANCSYSEFIEAVCWDMYGAEKKKFLSKMSRTHLLECYSRGEYETWFDYCKTGYDGTEFWSRNTVILMRDELNGDICGISVVKNITEHYHQEEEKIYQLEVINALTMEYSNVFMVNVITGKIRIVRLNDKSGSFYNEAFGKQVYEDAIDMYIETSVYESDRDMMRLAFSKDNIIRQVGTHETFSVNYRTFINGQLSYMKLKIVRIGNPDEYSDVLFGFMNVDAETKYEMHQKKLLEEALASAENANKAKSRFLSNMSHDIRTPMNAITGFVTLAEKHADNPVLVKEYLEKLKSGSEHLLGLINDVLDMSRIESGKYLLNLEPNNLVNIIDFVNDVVQPQVQSKNLRYVCLASEIRQGDIICDSLRLRQILINLLGNAVKYTKAGGTVFFKVEQLEQNKADRALFRFTVKDTGIGMSQEYQSHLFEAFERDLNSYTRNVQGTGLGLSIAKNLIDLMNGKISVQSEEGKGTEFRIEIDFKLAGSNDLKAVRDFENTGVSFSAQGLRLLLVEDNEINKEIAYELLSDQGFEVECVVNGALAVAKVTDRPAFYYDAVLMDVQMPVMNGYEATKRIRALSDQKKASVPIIAMTANAFEEDRKTALESGMNTFVTKPFDLKKLMETLGKTIRRVN; this is encoded by the coding sequence GTGCAGGTTTCCGCGTCAGTTCACAGCAAATGGAATTCAGTTCTTGCCATGTTTGCAAAAGGAATTCATGCCGGGATTTTAAAAATAAATCTTTCTGACTGGACTTTTTCAAAACTCGAAGTTTCGCAGAGCGGCTTTGCTGACAAAAAAATCAATATTGGCTGGAAAAAATATTTTTCTGTTATGCTGCACCGTGTGTTCAGAATGGACCGCGACAGGTTTTTCAGATACCTTAGTCCTGACTCCCTTTCACTTATGGACGAAGGCGACCGGAATAAATTTCTTTTCAGAAGATTACGGCCTTTACTTGGCGGCAAGCACGCGTCTGTCTGGTTTTCTTCAGACATAATTATTCACGACGGTTTTGCTTTTGTTACATTTATGGATATTTCCGAAGAAATGCGACGCAACCATCTTATGGAAAATCGCCGCACTTTTAAGGAAGACGGGTACAAGCGCGCCATTGTTTCTGACGCAATCGCAATTTATGAATTCAACCTTACGCAGAATAAAATTATAGGAAGCCCTGTTCAGCGTATTGCAAAGCGTGAGATTCCGCTTAAGGAAGCACTTGCCCTTTCTGCAAACTGTTCCTATTCTGAATTTATAGAAGCGGTGTGCTGGGACATGTACGGTGCCGAAAAGAAAAAGTTTCTTTCCAAAATGAGCAGGACGCATCTTCTGGAATGCTATTCGCGCGGTGAATACGAAACCTGGTTTGACTACTGCAAAACCGGTTATGACGGCACGGAATTCTGGTCGCGCAATACTGTTATTTTAATGCGTGATGAACTTAACGGGGACATTTGCGGTATTTCTGTTGTAAAAAATATTACCGAGCATTATCACCAGGAAGAAGAAAAAATTTATCAACTAGAAGTTATCAATGCTCTTACCATGGAATACAGCAATGTGTTTATGGTAAATGTTATTACCGGCAAAATAAGGATTGTACGCCTTAACGACAAGTCCGGTTCTTTTTATAACGAAGCGTTCGGCAAGCAGGTGTACGAAGACGCAATTGACATGTACATAGAAACATCTGTTTATGAAAGCGACCGCGATATGATGAGGCTTGCGTTTTCCAAAGATAATATAATCAGACAGGTGGGAACGCACGAAACCTTTAGCGTAAATTACAGAACTTTTATTAACGGACAGCTGTCGTACATGAAGCTTAAGATTGTGCGCATAGGAAATCCTGACGAATACAGCGATGTTCTTTTTGGTTTTATGAATGTTGATGCAGAAACAAAATACGAAATGCACCAAAAAAAACTTCTCGAAGAAGCTCTCGCCTCTGCAGAAAACGCAAACAAGGCAAAGTCACGCTTTTTGTCAAACATGAGCCATGACATACGAACACCGATGAATGCAATTACAGGCTTTGTAACTCTTGCAGAAAAACATGCCGACAATCCTGTTCTGGTAAAAGAATATCTTGAAAAGTTAAAGTCCGGAAGCGAACATCTTCTTGGCCTTATCAATGATGTTCTTGATATGTCAAGAATTGAAAGCGGAAAATACTTACTTAATCTTGAACCGAACAATCTGGTTAACATAATTGATTTTGTAAACGACGTTGTTCAGCCCCAGGTTCAGAGCAAGAACTTAAGATATGTGTGTTTGGCTTCTGAAATAAGGCAGGGGGATATTATCTGTGACAGCCTTCGTTTGCGGCAGATTTTGATAAATCTTCTGGGAAATGCTGTAAAATACACAAAAGCAGGCGGAACAGTTTTTTTCAAGGTTGAACAGCTTGAACAGAATAAGGCAGACAGAGCGCTGTTCCGTTTTACTGTAAAGGACACCGGAATCGGAATGTCGCAGGAATACCAGAGTCATTTGTTTGAAGCTTTTGAACGCGACCTTAATTCCTACACGCGCAATGTTCAGGGAACGGGACTGGGACTTTCCATTGCAAAGAATCTGATTGATCTTATGAACGGTAAAATTTCTGTTCAGAGTGAAGAAGGAAAGGGAACGGAATTCAGGATTGAAATTGACTTTAAGCTTGCCGGTTCAAATGATCTTAAGGCTGTACGCGATTTTGAAAATACAGGCGTTTCTTTTTCTGCACAGGGACTCAGACTTCTTTTGGTTGAAGACAATGAAATAAACAAAGAAATTGCATATGAACTGCTTTCGGATCAGGGCTTTGAAGTTGAATGTGTTGTAAACGGCGCGCTTGCGGTTGCCAAAGTGACTGACCGGCCGGCTTTCTACTATGATGCTGTTCTTATGGATGTGCAGATGCCTGTAATGAACGGTTACGAAGCTACAAAAAGAATACGCGCGCTTTCTGACCAGAAAAAAGCAAGTGTTCCCATAATTGCAATGACGGCAAACGCTTTTGAAGAAGACCGCAAAACCGCACTTGAAAGCGGAATGAATACTTTTGTTACAAAACCGTTTGACTTAAAGAAACTTATGGAAACACTGGGCAAAACAATCCGCAGGGTAAATTAA
- a CDS encoding type II toxin-antitoxin system VapC family toxin has protein sequence MKILLDTNIVIDILTAREPFFGDSYGAFLKILKGSHIPCISASSVTDIAYILRKYISDQSLRFQKIQNFLKLIEIEDTKRTTVETAFSVGMDDYEDAVQFQTCLENSISLVITRNSKDFTNSTIQALSPFEYLNS, from the coding sequence ATGAAAATCTTATTAGATACCAATATTGTTATTGACATTCTCACTGCCAGAGAACCCTTTTTTGGAGACTCCTATGGTGCATTCCTAAAAATCCTTAAAGGTTCACATATCCCCTGTATTTCAGCTTCTTCTGTTACAGATATAGCCTATATACTGCGTAAATACATTTCAGACCAATCCTTGCGATTTCAAAAGATTCAAAACTTTCTGAAACTTATAGAAATAGAAGATACAAAAAGGACAACGGTAGAAACGGCCTTTTCTGTTGGAATGGATGATTACGAAGATGCTGTTCAATTCCAGACGTGTCTTGAAAATTCAATCAGTCTGGTAATAACCCGTAATTCAAAAGATTTTACAAATTCTACAATTCAGGCTTTATCTCCATTTGAATATTTGAATTCTTAA
- the thrH gene encoding bifunctional phosphoserine phosphatase/homoserine phosphotransferase ThrH — protein MYITCLDLEGVLVPEIWIAFAQASGIPELKRTTRDEPDYDKLMNWRLGILKEHGLGLKQIQDVIATIDPMPGAKEFLDELRSLCQVIIISDTFTQFASPLMKKLGMPTIFCNSLEVAPSGEITGFKMRIENSKLTTVKALQSIGYDTIASGDSYNDLGMIKASKAGFLFKSTDKIKADNPAIPAFENYSELLAAIKEQLKK, from the coding sequence ATGTATATTACATGTTTGGATTTGGAAGGCGTTTTGGTTCCGGAAATTTGGATTGCATTTGCACAAGCTTCTGGAATTCCCGAACTCAAGAGAACAACGCGCGACGAGCCCGATTACGACAAGCTCATGAACTGGCGCCTGGGTATTCTTAAGGAACACGGACTAGGTCTCAAACAGATTCAGGATGTAATAGCAACAATAGACCCAATGCCCGGAGCAAAGGAATTTCTTGACGAACTGCGCTCACTCTGCCAGGTAATTATAATAAGCGACACTTTCACACAGTTTGCGTCCCCTCTTATGAAAAAACTTGGAATGCCAACAATTTTCTGTAACTCGCTCGAAGTTGCACCTTCAGGAGAAATCACAGGCTTTAAGATGCGCATAGAAAATTCAAAACTCACAACCGTTAAGGCTCTGCAGTCCATTGGTTATGACACAATTGCAAGCGGCGACAGTTACAATGATCTTGGAATGATAAAAGCAAGCAAGGCAGGATTTCTGTTCAAGAGTACAGACAAAATCAAGGCCGACAACCCTGCAATTCCGGCATTTGAAAACTACAGCGAACTTCTTGCCGCAATAAAAGAACAGCTTAAAAAATAG
- the cimA gene encoding citramalate synthase → MAKKIEILDSTLRDGSQGEGISYSVQDKIHIVQALDELGIKYIEAGNPGSNPKDMEFFQKARELKLSTSKIVAFGSTRRKDIACSEDSNLQSLLSAETEYVVIFGKTWDFQATEILHATLEENLDMIRDTCAYLKKQGRNVIFDAEHFFTGYSANADYAMKALQAAVDGGASVLSLCETKGGCMLDDCARITRAVTERFADKVTVGIHTHNDSGLAVANSLVAVQNGATHVQGVLLGFGERTGNANLSTIISDLQLKMDCECIPPENLKSLTPICKRVAEITNITLELGMPYVGQNAFAHKAGMHIDAVLKNPVAYEHISPEDVGNERVFLMSEVAGRSMIIEKIRKFDFSITKSSPVVAEIVNEVKELEHQGYQFEGADGSFELLVRKAIGKYQPFFNLHYYKTSNEKPLMEENLYSLAQLKIDVEGNIQVAAGEGNGPVNALDNALRQALQSFYPSVRQIHLTDYKVRVLDGKSATASRVRVLIESSDGTDSWTTIGVSSDLVEASWLALVDSFEYKLIKDIEKKYQRFI, encoded by the coding sequence ATGGCAAAGAAAATTGAAATTTTGGACTCTACGCTTAGAGACGGTTCCCAGGGTGAAGGAATAAGTTACTCTGTTCAGGATAAAATTCATATAGTTCAGGCTTTGGACGAACTTGGAATAAAATATATAGAAGCAGGAAATCCCGGCAGTAATCCAAAGGATATGGAATTTTTTCAGAAAGCCCGCGAACTTAAACTTTCTACTTCTAAAATTGTAGCATTCGGTTCAACCAGAAGAAAGGACATTGCGTGTTCAGAAGACTCCAATTTACAGAGCCTTCTTTCTGCAGAAACAGAATATGTCGTAATTTTTGGAAAGACATGGGACTTTCAGGCTACAGAAATTCTTCACGCTACTCTGGAAGAAAACCTTGATATGATACGCGATACCTGCGCTTATTTAAAAAAACAGGGGCGCAATGTTATTTTTGATGCCGAACACTTTTTTACAGGATATTCCGCCAATGCAGATTATGCTATGAAAGCGCTCCAAGCGGCGGTTGACGGCGGTGCTTCTGTTCTTTCACTTTGCGAAACAAAAGGTGGCTGTATGCTTGACGACTGCGCCCGCATTACACGTGCAGTTACTGAACGTTTTGCAGACAAAGTTACTGTCGGTATTCACACTCACAATGATTCCGGTCTTGCTGTTGCAAATTCTCTTGTTGCAGTACAGAACGGCGCCACTCATGTTCAGGGTGTGCTTCTGGGATTCGGCGAGCGTACAGGAAATGCAAATCTTTCTACTATTATATCTGATCTTCAGCTTAAGATGGACTGCGAATGTATTCCACCCGAAAATCTAAAATCACTTACACCAATCTGCAAGCGTGTGGCCGAGATTACAAATATTACCCTTGAGCTGGGAATGCCTTATGTTGGCCAGAATGCTTTTGCACATAAAGCCGGAATGCATATTGACGCAGTGCTTAAAAATCCTGTCGCCTACGAACATATTTCTCCCGAAGATGTCGGTAACGAACGCGTGTTCCTTATGAGTGAAGTTGCGGGAAGAAGCATGATTATAGAAAAAATCCGCAAATTTGATTTTTCCATAACAAAGTCCAGTCCTGTTGTTGCAGAAATTGTCAATGAAGTCAAGGAACTTGAACACCAGGGTTACCAGTTTGAAGGTGCAGACGGAAGTTTTGAACTGCTTGTGCGCAAGGCTATAGGCAAGTACCAGCCGTTCTTTAATCTTCACTACTACAAGACAAGCAACGAAAAGCCGCTTATGGAAGAAAATCTTTATTCTCTTGCCCAGCTTAAAATTGATGTCGAAGGAAACATTCAGGTTGCGGCAGGTGAAGGAAACGGTCCTGTTAACGCACTGGATAATGCTTTAAGACAGGCACTCCAGTCCTTTTACCCCAGCGTGCGCCAGATTCACCTTACCGACTACAAGGTTCGTGTCCTTGACGGCAAGAGTGCAACTGCCAGCCGCGTAAGGGTTCTTATAGAAAGTTCTGACGGAACGGACAGCTGGACTACAATTGGTGTTTCCAGCGACCTGGTTGAAGCATCTTGGCTTGCTCTGGTAGATTCCTTTGAGTATAAGCTCATTAAGGATATAGAAAAAAAATACCAGCGTTTTATTTAA
- the leuB gene encoding 3-isopropylmalate dehydrogenase, with amino-acid sequence MEKTIALIPGDGIGPDVVAEGVNVLNAVAKKYGHKFNYKNVIAGGAAIDKWGKPLPQDQLDICLNSDATLLGAVGGPKWDNVAPEIRPEKALLGLRGGMKVYANLRPAVMFKQLKDACPLKDEIVGEGLDILIVRELTGGIYFGDRGTSADGKTAWDTEKYSWEEIERIVRMGFEFAMNRQKKLCVIDKANILNSSRLWRKVAETVHAEFPEVELSFLYIDNAAMQLVRNPRQFDVIATSNMFGDILSDEASQITGSIGMLASASLGVGGPGLYEPIHGTAPDIAGKDLANPLATILSAAMLLRYSFGLETEAKAIENAVNSVLDAGYRTGDIAGSEREAVKAAGKLVGTKKMGQLVVDFINA; translated from the coding sequence ATGGAAAAGACTATTGCTTTGATTCCAGGAGACGGAATTGGTCCGGATGTTGTTGCAGAAGGTGTAAATGTTCTTAATGCGGTTGCAAAAAAATACGGACACAAATTCAACTACAAAAATGTTATTGCCGGCGGTGCAGCCATTGACAAGTGGGGAAAGCCTCTTCCGCAGGACCAGCTTGATATTTGTCTTAACAGCGACGCTACTCTTCTGGGTGCTGTAGGCGGACCAAAGTGGGACAATGTAGCTCCCGAGATTCGCCCCGAGAAAGCACTTCTTGGACTGCGCGGCGGAATGAAAGTTTATGCAAACCTGCGCCCCGCTGTTATGTTCAAGCAGCTTAAGGATGCATGTCCTCTTAAGGACGAAATCGTTGGTGAAGGACTTGATATTCTTATTGTACGCGAACTTACCGGCGGAATTTATTTTGGCGACAGGGGAACAAGCGCTGACGGAAAAACTGCCTGGGACACAGAAAAATATTCCTGGGAAGAAATTGAACGCATCGTTCGCATGGGATTTGAGTTTGCAATGAACCGCCAGAAAAAGCTTTGCGTTATTGACAAGGCAAATATCCTTAACTCAAGCCGCCTCTGGAGAAAAGTTGCAGAAACTGTTCATGCAGAATTCCCCGAAGTTGAACTTTCTTTCCTTTATATAGACAATGCAGCCATGCAGCTTGTACGCAATCCGCGCCAGTTTGATGTTATTGCAACAAGCAATATGTTCGGCGACATTCTTTCTGATGAAGCCAGCCAGATTACAGGTTCTATCGGAATGCTTGCTTCTGCTTCACTTGGAGTCGGCGGTCCTGGACTTTACGAACCCATTCACGGTACTGCTCCTGATATTGCAGGAAAAGACCTTGCAAACCCGCTTGCAACAATTCTTTCTGCAGCAATGCTTTTGCGCTATAGTTTTGGTCTTGAAACAGAAGCAAAGGCTATTGAAAATGCAGTAAATTCTGTTCTTGACGCAGGTTACAGAACAGGCGACATTGCAGGTTCAGAACGAGAGGCTGTTAAGGCTGCAGGAAAACTTGTAGGAACAAAGAAGATGGGGCAGCTTGTAGTTGACTTTATCAATGCTTAA
- a CDS encoding MATE family efflux transporter: MIKNIHIFESDPVPVAIAKLATPTIASMLVTVIYNMVDTFFVGQMGDPNKVAAVSIATPVFLFLMAAGNIFGIGGSTFISRALGEKQTEKIKHISSFCFYAGILTGIIGGAFFILGMPLILKMIGASEATGPYAAEYLYSIAWGAPAVVLSTAFPNLVRGEGAANNAMIGMMAGTVANIILDPIMILGMNMGVRGAAIATVIGNVVSLVFFLVHACGKKSMLSIKLSDFKVMEKIALSVIAIGIPASLNNVLMSLSNIVMNKFLASYGDIQVASMGIAMKANMLVVFLQMGLAIGIQPLIGYSYGAKNFRRLKDVMKFSMICVLIIGTVMTAIYLAFTRNIVGIFIDNEQVIDTGCRMLRTLMVSGPVLGIMFVFNFSFQGMGKAGAALALSASRQGFVFLPMLFLGRAIAGQNGIIFAQPIADIISIIIALIMFISMNKEFKAIESKA, encoded by the coding sequence ATGATTAAAAATATACATATCTTTGAAAGCGATCCTGTTCCGGTTGCGATAGCAAAACTTGCTACTCCTACAATAGCAAGCATGCTGGTAACAGTCATCTATAATATGGTCGATACTTTTTTTGTCGGTCAGATGGGTGACCCCAACAAAGTTGCCGCCGTTTCTATTGCAACACCTGTATTCCTTTTTTTAATGGCTGCAGGAAACATTTTCGGAATCGGCGGCAGTACATTTATTTCACGCGCGCTCGGTGAAAAACAGACAGAAAAAATAAAACACATTTCTTCTTTTTGCTTCTACGCGGGAATCCTTACCGGAATTATAGGAGGCGCTTTTTTTATTCTGGGAATGCCTCTTATTCTTAAAATGATCGGCGCAAGTGAGGCGACAGGTCCTTATGCCGCAGAATACCTTTACAGCATTGCATGGGGCGCACCGGCTGTTGTTCTTTCCACAGCCTTTCCCAATCTTGTACGCGGTGAGGGAGCGGCAAACAACGCTATGATAGGAATGATGGCAGGAACAGTCGCCAACATTATTCTTGACCCTATAATGATTCTGGGAATGAATATGGGTGTACGGGGAGCAGCCATTGCCACTGTAATAGGAAACGTTGTTTCGCTGGTATTCTTTCTTGTACACGCATGCGGCAAAAAATCAATGCTTTCAATAAAACTTTCTGACTTTAAGGTAATGGAAAAAATTGCGCTTTCTGTAATTGCAATCGGAATTCCGGCTTCACTCAATAATGTTCTGATGAGCCTTTCAAACATTGTAATGAACAAATTCCTTGCTTCTTACGGCGACATTCAGGTTGCAAGTATGGGAATTGCAATGAAAGCAAACATGCTCGTAGTATTCCTTCAGATGGGACTTGCAATCGGAATCCAGCCTCTCATAGGTTACAGCTACGGAGCCAAAAACTTCAGGCGTTTAAAAGATGTAATGAAATTTTCCATGATATGTGTTCTGATAATCGGTACCGTAATGACGGCAATCTATCTTGCCTTCACAAGAAATATTGTGGGCATATTCATAGACAACGAACAGGTTATTGATACAGGTTGCAGAATGCTAAGGACACTTATGGTTTCCGGGCCGGTACTTGGAATAATGTTTGTATTCAATTTTTCATTCCAGGGAATGGGAAAAGCCGGTGCAGCACTTGCACTTTCTGCCAGCAGACAGGGATTCGTATTTTTGCCGATGCTCTTTTTGGGACGCGCAATTGCCGGTCAGAACGGAATTATTTTTGCTCAACCGATTGCAGATATAATTTCAATAATCATTGCCTTAATTATGTTTATCTCTATGAACAAAGAATTCAAGGCAATAGAAAGCAAAGCTTAA
- a CDS encoding formate--tetrahydrofolate ligase encodes MLSDIEIAQKNVMDEITGVAEKLNLSAGDLETYGKYKAKISFEKLRELQNKALNPSERGKLILVTAMTPTAAGEGKSTVTIALGDGLRHIGKKSVIALREPSLGPCFGIKGGACGGGYAQVVPMEDINLHFTGDIHAITAANNLMAALIDNHLQQGNELGLDPRTISWKRCVDLNDRALRNVIVGLGSRIDGVPRESHFQISVASEIMAIVCLSKTISELKERISAITIGETYARVPVTFGQLKCTGAVAALLKDAIRPNLVQTLEHTPAFIHGGPFANIAHGCNSINATLCALATGDYVVTEAGFAADLGAEKFMDIKCRMNGIHPDAAVIVATVRAIKMHGGVAKADLSHENLEAVKKGFANVRCHIENMKKFGVPVVVAVNKFVSDTDAEVALVEQLASECDSTAVLCEGWGKGGEGAVALANKIVELCDSECDFKNIYSLDSTLEEKIETLAKEIYRADRVEFESKALKKLKAYDAAGYGKLPVCIAKTQNSISHDKSLLGAPSGYVFPVRDVQLYSGAGFVVAFAGDIVDMPGLPKAPSALNIDVDDNGCISGLF; translated from the coding sequence ATGCTGTCGGATATTGAAATTGCACAGAAAAATGTTATGGATGAGATTACCGGGGTTGCAGAAAAACTTAATCTTTCGGCCGGGGATCTTGAAACTTACGGTAAATACAAGGCCAAGATTTCTTTTGAAAAGCTCCGCGAACTTCAGAACAAGGCACTGAATCCTTCAGAAAGAGGAAAACTCATTCTTGTTACAGCCATGACTCCGACAGCTGCCGGTGAAGGAAAGTCTACTGTAACAATCGCTTTGGGTGACGGTCTCAGGCATATCGGCAAAAAATCTGTTATTGCACTTCGCGAACCCTCCCTTGGTCCGTGTTTTGGTATAAAGGGCGGTGCATGCGGCGGCGGTTATGCCCAGGTTGTTCCGATGGAAGACATTAACCTTCACTTTACCGGCGACATTCATGCAATAACTGCTGCCAACAATCTTATGGCTGCTCTTATAGACAACCATCTTCAGCAGGGAAACGAACTGGGACTTGATCCGCGCACAATTTCCTGGAAGCGTTGCGTTGACCTTAACGACCGCGCATTAAGAAACGTAATTGTAGGACTTGGTTCAAGGATTGACGGTGTTCCAAGAGAAAGTCATTTTCAGATTTCTGTTGCAAGCGAAATTATGGCAATTGTCTGTCTTTCAAAAACAATTTCTGAACTCAAGGAACGCATTTCTGCAATAACAATCGGCGAAACTTACGCAAGGGTTCCTGTTACTTTCGGTCAGCTCAAATGTACCGGAGCGGTTGCGGCTCTTCTGAAAGATGCAATCCGGCCCAATCTTGTACAGACATTGGAGCATACTCCGGCATTTATTCATGGCGGACCTTTTGCAAATATTGCTCACGGCTGCAATTCTATCAACGCAACACTCTGTGCCCTTGCGACAGGTGACTATGTTGTTACCGAGGCAGGCTTTGCAGCTGATCTTGGTGCAGAAAAATTCATGGACATAAAGTGCCGCATGAACGGTATTCACCCCGACGCAGCAGTAATTGTAGCAACTGTGCGCGCAATAAAGATGCACGGTGGTGTTGCAAAGGCAGATCTTTCACACGAAAATCTTGAGGCCGTCAAAAAAGGTTTTGCAAACGTAAGATGCCACATAGAAAACATGAAGAAATTCGGCGTACCTGTTGTAGTTGCCGTAAACAAATTTGTAAGCGATACAGATGCCGAAGTTGCTCTTGTTGAACAGCTTGCTTCTGAATGTGACAGTACTGCAGTTCTTTGTGAAGGCTGGGGAAAAGGCGGCGAAGGTGCTGTTGCCCTTGCAAACAAGATTGTAGAACTCTGCGATTCTGAATGTGACTTCAAAAATATTTATTCACTGGATTCAACCCTTGAAGAAAAAATAGAAACTCTTGCAAAAGAAATTTACCGCGCTGACCGTGTAGAATTTGAATCAAAGGCACTCAAGAAATTAAAGGCCTACGATGCTGCCGGTTACGGAAAACTTCCTGTCTGCATTGCAAAGACACAGAATTCCATAAGCCACGACAAGTCACTTCTTGGTGCTCCGAGCGGCTATGTGTTCCCGGTACGTGATGTTCAGCTTTATTCGGGTGCAGGTTTTGTAGTTGCCTTTGCCGGTGACATAGTGGATATGCCCGGTCTTCCTAAAGCCCCGTCTGCATTGAACATAGATGTAGACGACAACGGATGCATTTCGGGATTGTTCTAA
- a CDS encoding pseudouridine synthase: MKQTTRTERLDKILSNSGFGTRKDVKRLVRSGEVLVNGEPVKNPEFHVSIEKDTLCVEGVDVKIKWHAYFMLNKPAGYICSTKSGAYPTVFDLLDESDRRTYLGGDLGTIGRLDADTEGLLIITSDGDLNHRLTSPKWRVPKTYLVHLANEVDEQERESYVADLARGVHIEAEANAEAVDCLPAQLEWCDVQENDKTAAAVCKITVYEGKFHEVKRLFAALGNEVTYLKRIRMNRLFLDESLACGQYRELTKEEFDLLSTLNDEGV; encoded by the coding sequence ATGAAGCAGACTACCCGGACAGAACGGCTTGACAAAATACTTTCAAACAGCGGCTTTGGAACAAGAAAAGACGTAAAGCGCCTTGTACGCAGCGGTGAAGTTCTTGTCAACGGCGAACCTGTTAAAAATCCTGAATTCCATGTTTCAATAGAAAAAGACACTCTTTGTGTTGAAGGCGTGGATGTTAAGATCAAGTGGCATGCATATTTTATGCTCAACAAGCCTGCCGGATACATCTGTTCAACAAAATCGGGCGCGTATCCCACGGTTTTTGATCTTCTTGACGAAAGTGATCGCCGTACATATCTTGGCGGTGATCTTGGAACTATTGGCCGTCTTGATGCAGATACAGAAGGACTTTTGATTATTACAAGTGACGGCGATTTGAATCACAGGCTTACTTCACCAAAGTGGCGTGTTCCAAAGACTTATCTTGTTCACCTTGCAAATGAAGTTGATGAACAGGAACGTGAATCTTATGTAGCCGACCTTGCACGCGGTGTTCATATAGAGGCAGAAGCCAATGCAGAAGCCGTTGACTGTCTGCCCGCTCAACTTGAATGGTGTGATGTACAGGAGAATGACAAAACTGCGGCGGCTGTTTGTAAAATTACTGTTTATGAAGGAAAGTTTCACGAAGTAAAAAGGCTGTTTGCCGCTTTGGGAAACGAAGTTACATATCTTAAAAGAATAAGAATGAACAGACTTTTTCTTGATGAGTCTCTGGCGTGCGGTCAGTACCGTGAACTCACAAAAGAAGAATTTGATTTGCTAAGTACACTTAACGATGAGGGAGTATAA